A window of the Kosakonia radicincitans DSM 16656 genome harbors these coding sequences:
- a CDS encoding YfcL family protein, with product MIAEFESRILALIDNMVDHASDDELFAGGYLRGHLTLAVAELEGEDNYSPENLYQKVTGSVETAIQAGELSPRDQALVMGMWENLYQQAKSH from the coding sequence ATGATCGCGGAGTTTGAATCACGCATTCTGGCGTTAATCGATAATATGGTGGATCACGCCAGTGATGATGAGTTGTTTGCGGGCGGTTATCTGCGCGGCCACCTGACGCTGGCGGTGGCTGAACTGGAAGGCGAGGATAACTATTCGCCGGAAAATCTGTACCAGAAAGTCACCGGTAGCGTGGAAACTGCTATTCAGGCCGGAGAACTGTCGCCGCGCGATCAGGCGCTGGTGATGGGGATGTGGGAAAACCTGTACCAGCAGGCGAAGTCGCATTAA
- the mnmC gene encoding bifunctional tRNA (5-methylaminomethyl-2-thiouridine)(34)-methyltransferase MnmD/FAD-dependent 5-carboxymethylaminomethyl-2-thiouridine(34) oxidoreductase MnmC: MKQTAIQSANLEFNAEGTPVSRDFDDVYFSNDNGLEETRYVFLGGNQLEQRFPEHPRPLFVVAESGFGTGLNFLTLWQAFAAFRAANPDATLERLHFISFEKFPLTQDDLRKAHAHWPELAPWAEQLQAQWPLPFGGCHRLLLDEGRVTLDLWFGDINQLTDTLDDSLNQRVDAWFLDGFAPAKNPDMWTPNLFAAMARLARPGGTLATFTSAGFVRRGLQEAGFTMRKSKGFGRKREMLTGVMENTVASAPRTPWFARSGTEVRDVALIGGGVACALLSLALLRRGWRVTLYCADDAPAEGASGNRQGALYPLLSAHDPALARFFPAAFTFARRLYDALPVTFDHQWCGVTQLGWDEKSQQKIAQMLTLDLPPEIARAVDAQEVKAETGVETECGGVNYPLGGWLCPAQLTAAAIKRACEQGLQVHYGHDVERLSREDQRWQLHFRHGNQRAHAAVVLANGHRIHHFPQTEKLPVYPVAGQVSHIPTSNMLSALRQVLCYDGYLTPQNPHNQQHCIGASYHRGQQEAGYSEADQQQNRQRLIDCFPYATWAKEVDVSDGDARCGVRCATRDHLPMVGNVADFDATLAAYAQLAERPEEAVSAPIYEGLFMLGALGSRGLCSAPLAAEILASQMSDEPIPLDGETLAALNPNRLWVRKLLKGRAVK; the protein is encoded by the coding sequence GTGAAACAAACCGCTATACAATCCGCCAACCTCGAATTCAACGCTGAGGGTACACCTGTTTCCCGAGATTTCGACGACGTCTATTTCTCTAATGATAACGGACTGGAAGAGACGCGTTATGTTTTTCTCGGCGGCAACCAACTGGAACAGCGTTTTCCTGAACACCCGCGCCCGCTGTTTGTGGTTGCGGAGAGCGGGTTTGGCACCGGTCTGAATTTCCTCACGTTGTGGCAGGCATTCGCGGCCTTTCGCGCAGCCAATCCTGACGCTACCCTGGAAAGATTACATTTCATCAGTTTTGAAAAATTTCCTCTCACCCAGGACGATCTGCGCAAAGCCCACGCGCACTGGCCGGAACTGGCACCATGGGCGGAACAGTTACAGGCGCAGTGGCCGCTGCCCTTTGGCGGCTGCCACCGACTGCTGCTCGATGAAGGTCGTGTGACGCTGGATTTATGGTTTGGCGATATCAATCAACTCACCGATACGCTTGATGATTCCTTAAACCAGCGCGTCGACGCCTGGTTCCTGGATGGCTTTGCCCCGGCGAAAAACCCGGATATGTGGACGCCAAACCTGTTTGCCGCGATGGCTCGACTGGCAAGGCCGGGCGGCACGCTGGCAACCTTTACCTCGGCAGGTTTTGTCCGTCGTGGTTTGCAGGAAGCGGGCTTTACCATGCGCAAAAGCAAAGGTTTTGGCCGCAAACGCGAAATGTTGACCGGCGTAATGGAAAACACCGTTGCATCTGCGCCGCGTACGCCGTGGTTTGCCCGCAGCGGCACTGAGGTACGCGATGTGGCGCTGATTGGCGGCGGTGTCGCCTGCGCGCTGTTATCGCTGGCCTTGCTGCGACGCGGCTGGCGGGTGACGCTTTACTGCGCCGACGACGCGCCCGCCGAAGGCGCATCCGGCAACCGCCAGGGGGCGCTTTATCCGCTGCTCAGCGCTCACGATCCGGCGCTGGCCCGCTTCTTCCCCGCGGCGTTTACCTTTGCCCGCCGTCTGTATGATGCGTTACCCGTGACGTTTGACCATCAGTGGTGCGGCGTCACACAACTTGGCTGGGATGAAAAAAGCCAACAAAAAATCGCACAAATGTTGACGCTGGATCTGCCGCCGGAGATTGCCCGTGCGGTTGATGCACAGGAGGTGAAAGCCGAAACCGGCGTGGAAACGGAATGCGGCGGCGTGAATTACCCACTCGGCGGCTGGCTCTGCCCGGCGCAGTTAACGGCCGCCGCGATTAAGCGGGCTTGCGAGCAAGGTCTGCAAGTGCATTATGGACATGATGTTGAACGCCTGAGCCGTGAAGATCAGCGCTGGCAACTTCATTTCCGCCATGGCAACCAGCGGGCGCATGCAGCAGTCGTACTGGCGAACGGGCACCGCATTCACCATTTCCCGCAAACAGAGAAACTGCCCGTCTATCCTGTTGCCGGTCAGGTCAGCCATATTCCGACCAGCAATATGCTCTCTGCGCTTCGCCAGGTGCTGTGCTACGACGGTTATCTGACGCCGCAGAACCCGCATAACCAGCAGCACTGCATCGGCGCCAGCTATCATCGCGGGCAGCAGGAGGCAGGTTACAGCGAGGCGGATCAGCAGCAGAATCGCCAGCGGCTTATCGACTGTTTCCCGTATGCAACCTGGGCAAAAGAGGTGGATGTCAGCGACGGCGACGCGCGCTGCGGCGTACGCTGCGCAACGCGGGATCATCTGCCGATGGTCGGGAATGTCGCCGACTTTGACGCCACGCTGGCAGCTTACGCCCAACTGGCAGAACGGCCGGAAGAAGCGGTCAGTGCGCCGATCTACGAAGGTTTATTTATGCTCGGCGCTCTCGGTTCGCGCGGTTTGTGCAGCGCGCCGCTGGCGGCGGAGATTCTGGCTTCGCAGATGAGTGACGAGCCGATTCCGCTGGATGGCGAAACGCTGGCAGCCCTCAATCCGAATCGTTTGTGGGTCAGGAAGTTATTGAAAGGCAGAGCGGTGAAGTGA
- the fabB gene encoding beta-ketoacyl-ACP synthase I: MKRAVITGLGIVSSIGNNQQEVLASLREGRSGITFSQEFKDSGMRSHVWGNVKLDTTGLIDRKVVRFMNDASIYSYLSMQQAIEDAGLKDEVYQNNPRVGLIAGSGGSSKSQVFGADAMRSPRGLKAVGPYVVTKAMASAVSACLATPFKIHGVNYSISSACATSAHCIGNAVEQIQLGKQDIVFAGGGEELCWEMACEFDAMGALSTKYNETPEKASRTYDKHRDGFVIAGGGGMVVVEELEHALARGAHIYAEIVGYGATSDGADMVAPSGEGAVRCMKMAMQDVDTPIDYLNSHGTSTPVGDVKELGAIREVFGDNSPAISATKAMTGHSLGAAGVQEAIYSLLMLEHGFIAPSINVEELDEQAAGLNIVTKPMEASLTTVMSNSFGFGGTNATLVMRKLK, from the coding sequence ATGAAACGTGCAGTGATTACTGGCCTGGGCATCGTTTCCAGCATTGGTAATAACCAGCAGGAAGTCCTGGCATCTCTGCGTGAAGGACGCTCAGGGATCACATTCTCTCAGGAATTTAAAGATTCCGGCATGCGCAGCCACGTATGGGGTAACGTTAAACTGGACACCACTGGTTTGATCGACCGTAAAGTGGTTCGTTTCATGAACGATGCCTCTATCTATTCCTATCTTTCCATGCAGCAGGCGATCGAAGATGCTGGCCTGAAAGACGAGGTTTACCAGAACAACCCGCGCGTGGGCCTGATTGCAGGTTCTGGCGGTTCTTCTAAATCTCAGGTTTTCGGCGCTGATGCGATGCGTAGCCCGCGTGGTCTGAAAGCTGTGGGTCCTTATGTGGTGACCAAAGCGATGGCATCTGCGGTGTCCGCTTGCCTCGCAACACCATTTAAAATCCACGGTGTTAACTACTCTATCAGTTCTGCTTGCGCTACTTCCGCGCACTGCATCGGTAACGCGGTAGAACAGATTCAACTGGGTAAACAGGACATCGTTTTTGCTGGCGGCGGCGAAGAGCTGTGCTGGGAAATGGCCTGTGAATTTGACGCGATGGGCGCGTTGTCCACCAAGTACAACGAAACGCCAGAAAAAGCTTCCCGTACCTATGACAAACACCGTGACGGTTTCGTTATCGCGGGTGGCGGCGGTATGGTTGTTGTTGAAGAGCTGGAACATGCACTGGCGCGTGGCGCGCACATCTATGCAGAGATCGTTGGCTACGGCGCGACCTCTGATGGTGCGGACATGGTAGCGCCGTCAGGCGAAGGCGCAGTGCGTTGCATGAAGATGGCAATGCAAGACGTTGATACACCGATCGACTACCTGAACTCCCACGGTACTTCCACGCCGGTTGGCGACGTGAAAGAACTGGGCGCTATTCGCGAAGTGTTCGGCGACAATAGCCCGGCTATCTCCGCAACCAAAGCGATGACCGGTCACTCTCTGGGCGCTGCGGGCGTACAGGAAGCGATCTACTCGCTGCTGATGCTGGAACACGGCTTTATCGCGCCGAGCATTAACGTGGAAGAGCTGGACGAGCAGGCTGCTGGCCTGAATATTGTGACAAAACCGATGGAAGCCTCGCTGACAACGGTCATGTCCAACAGCTTCGGTTTTGGCGGTACTAACGCCACGCTGGTGATGCGCAAACTGAAATAA